From a region of the Daphnia pulicaria isolate SC F1-1A chromosome 1, SC_F0-13Bv2, whole genome shotgun sequence genome:
- the LOC124331356 gene encoding low-density lipoprotein receptor-related protein 6-like: MRLLVQLLAVFLVTVQQGASAHPWLLFANRKDIRLVDATQTRNRNNNVTIIIKDLEDAAALDYHYEKGMVCWTDISLEMIRCAYHQGANLLNKTNVITTGLVSPDGLAIDWLGNKLYWTDSETNRLEVSTLNGENRKVLFWEDLDQPRAICLFPKKGLLFWTDWGENPKIESAGMNGDLTTRHVIIKDEIFWPNGLTIDYEEEAIFWADAKLNIICSASLTGANRRTVSQGDLQHPFALTMYKNVLYWTDWQTKSIHSCNKKTGAGRKAVLGSSLTPMDIHVYDQERQPYSALPCQNQNAKCSHLCLSAPYPPWFTCACPTGSKLVDNFTCADGAQQLLLLARRTDLRRISLDTPDYTDVVLPLDGVKHAIAVDYDPVDGFVYWSDDEVRGIRRAKLDGSQQEDVVMAEVDHPDGIAVDWIGRNLYWTDTGTDRIEVARLNGTWRKVLISENLDEPRALALDPEVGWMFWTDWGKEPKIERASMDGSDRVVLVNTSLGWPNGIALDYVQRRLYWCDAKTDKIEVADMDGSKRKEILSENVPHIFGFSLLGDFLYWTDWQHRSIERVHKWTGEDRKIIVDQLPDLMGLKAINITEVRGTNACAVGNGGCSHLCLNRPGKYVCACPIGYELTADEINCVIPEAFLLFTRKEDIRRISLEANHKNVIIPIAGVKEASALDFDVNDNRIYWTDIGVKSISRAFMNGSNLEVVVEFGLEYPEGMAVDWVAHNIYWADMGSHRVEVARLDGSSRRVLIWKDLKNPRSIALDPGEGYMYLGVWGSVPHIERAGLDGSQRITLVNGVGRVNGLVVDFADRRLYWADVDGKHIESCDLDGKQRQVVVSGNMPQPHGLTQYEEFIYWADWTTRSIERAHKQSGENRTRIQTQVDYVMDILVFHSSRQSGWNPCAVNNGGCSHLCLALPAGSTSSSSPRTQPSVSSTTTAASSSSASTSSAAAATNLPATTVVVRQSHTHRCTCPTHYELVADNKTCVAPKSFLLFSQKNYINRLLPSSPDSPDVILPIRGLKQVRGIEFDPVGQHLYWIDGRSQTIRRALDNGTQASVVVANPTQSLHPYDLAVEPYSRVLFWSCSRFNAINATRIDNHLSVGILVGGPSTSDKPRNLAVHPVKGWLFFTNLVSPARIERCRLDGSDRVKIIETDIDQPSALTIDTEEEMIFWADTSLKVIEVAALDGTNRRKLISSQLVQPIALTVHGRHLYWLEKDSQLIERALKINGEDRQRVQGRIPYLSDLLSTSTLDPNTLASNPCYPPNSGCGHLCVLMDSGERGRCACPLNMILEDGKTCVEPPACSPEHFTCRSGIYETGPSGSGATRCIPLSWRCDGQTECSDASDEEDCPECRPDQFRCQTGQCIAKKHECDGVPQCMDRSDEQRCCPLGQFYCSELCLPDILLCDGVPHCPDESDESVTSCANRVANPLAGDSSIRTTYIIGIVVGLGSVALLCVLFFCWHRRHSHADPDEGAHDPLNPVAPRHTIVPGHTQLQTDYQLQYVSNIVGERTAGVGASSHLGSSAVDLLSGRGVKNGGAIIVDGGGVVVGSSSSCQLYDRSHVTGASSSSSSGPGYPQETLNPPPSPATDTRSHCTEPYCCTAVSGQSHKSHTLSRQTARGHHLGHQPRLSGTSSQVYSTLRSYKHYKVRNQPPPPTPCSTDNFEESDSQVAYHSSPSPSSIPKMGPGFKNAGRRQQSSHRHQRLGADYDSDPYPPPPTPARSHYVSDASCPPSPSTERSYFNPLPPPPSPSPQ; the protein is encoded by the exons ATGCGATTGTTGGTGCAGCTCTTGGCGGTTTTCCTTGTAACCGTCCAACAAGGTGCCTCTGCTCATCCTTGGCTTTTATTCGCCAATCGCAAAGATATTCGTTTGGTGGACGCCACTCAGACAAGGAATCGAAACAACAATGTCACCATCATCATTAAGGATCTCGAGGATGCTGCTGCCCTTGATTATCATTATGAGAAGGGGATGGTCTGCTGGACAGACATTAGCCTTGAGATGATTCGATGTGCCTACCATCAGGGAGCCAATTTacttaataaaacaaatgttaTCACTACAG GTTTGGTGTCCCCAGATGGGCTGGCGATAGATTGGTTGGGGAACAAGTTGTATTGGACAGATAGTGAAACCAATCGCCTTGAAGTTTCAACACTGAATggagaaaacagaaaagttcttttttgggAGGACTTGGATCAGCCAAGAGCCATCTGCTTGTTTCCGAAGAAAGGCTTGCTGTTCTGGACCGATTGGGGAGAGAATCCCAAAATTGAATCTGCTGGCATGAATGGTGATCTTACAACAAGACATGTCATTATCAAGGATGAAATATTTTGGCCCAATGGACTGACTATTGATTATGAAGAAGAGGCCATATTTTGGGCCGACGCCAAGTTGAATATCATCTGTTCAGCCAGTCTAACTGGTGCGAATAGGAGGACAGTAAGTCAGGGAGATTTACAACATCCATTTGCTTTGACCATGTACAAAAATGTGCTGTACTGGACCGATTGGCAGACCAAATCCATTCATTCATGCAATAAGAAAACGGGAGCTGGTAGGAAAGCTGTTCTTGGCTCTTCTCTTACTCCTATGGACATTCACGTGTACGACCAAGAGAGGCAACCCTACAGCGCCTTACCGTGTCAGAATCAGAATGCCAAGTGTTCTCATCTTTGTCTCTCAGCTCCTTATCCTCCATGGTTCACCTGTGCATGCCCCACAGGGTCAAAATTAGTCGACAATTTTACGTGCGCTGATGGTGCTCAacagttgttgctgttggcaAGGCGTACTGATCTGAGGCGCATCTCACTCGACACTCCTGATTACACAGACGTCGTTCTACCTTTGGATGGCGTCAAGCACGCCATCGCAGTCGACTACGATCCCGTAGATGGATTTGTCTACTGGTCAGATGACGAAGTTCGAGGCATCCGTCGTGCAAAACTTGATGGCAGTCAACAG gAGGATGTTGTTATGGCTGAAGTTGACCACCCGGACGGAATTGCTGTTGACTGGATCGGCCGTAACCTTTATTGGACAGATACTGGGACGGATAGAATTGAAGTTGCTCGACTCAATGGCACCTGGCGTAAGGTGCTCATATCAGAAAATTTGGATGAACCCCGTGCCCTGGCCTTAGATCCTGAAGTTGGCTGGATGTTTTGGACTGATTGGGGTAAAGAGCCGAAAATTGAACGAGCTTCCATGGATGGCTCGGATCGCGTAGTCCTTGTAAATACTTCCTTGGGCTGGCCCAACGGTATCGCTCTCGATTACGTTCAGCGTCGCCTCTACTGGTGTGATGCAAAAACGGACAAAATTGAAGTGGCTGACATGGACGGCTCCAAACGCAAAGAAATACTCAGCGAAAATGTGCCCCACATTTTCGGTTTCTCCTTGCTCGGCGATTTTCTCTACTGGACAGACTGGCAACATCGTAGTATTGAGAGAGTGCATAAGTGGACGGGCGAGGATCGCAAAATCATTGTAGATCAGCTCCCAGATCTAATGGGACTCAAAGCAATCAACATCACAGAG GTTCGAGGGACAAATGCTTGTGCTGTTGGAAATGGTGGATGTTCCCACTTGTGCCTGAACCGACCAGGCAAATATGTTTGTGCCTGTCCCATCGGTTACGAACTGACGGCTGATGAGATTAACTGTGTGATTCCGGAAGCTTTCTTGCTCTTCACTCGTAAAGAAGACATTCGCCGCATCAGTTTAGAAGCGAACCACAAAAACGTCATCATTCCGATTGCTGGTGTCAAGGAAGCTAGTGCCTTAGATTTCGACGTCAACGACAATCGCATTTACTGGACAGATATTGGAGTCAAGTCCATTTCGCGAGCCTTTATGAACGGATCAAATCTGGAAGTAGTGGTTGAATTTGGTTTGGAGTATCCAGAAGGCATGGCTGTCGACTGGGTGGCCCACAATATCTATTGGGCAGACATGGGAAGCCATCGTGTGGAAGTGGCCCGACTTGACGGATCTTCACGGCGTGTTTTGATTtggaaagatttgaaaaatccaCGCAGCATCGCCCTGGACCCAGGAGAAGGATACATGTACCTCGGTGTCTGGGGTTCTGTCCCACACATTGAACGCGCTGGACTAGATGGGAGCCAACGCATCACTTTGGTCAATGGTGTAGGTCGCGTCAACGGGCTGGTGGTAGACTTTGCCGACAGACGCCTCTACTGGGCCGATGTTGACGGCAAGCACATTGAGAGCTGTGACCTAGACGGCAAACAACGACAAGTTGTGGTCTCGGGTAATATGCCTCAGCCGCACGGCCTGACGCAGTATGAGGAGTTTATTTACTGGGCTGACTGGACAACACGCTCGATCGAGAGAGCCCACAAGCAATCGGGTGAAAATAGAACACGTATCCAAACTCAGGTAGATTACGTTATGGATATTCTCGTCTTCCATTCGTCGCGACAGTCCGGCTGGAACCCCTGTGCTGTCAATAACGGAGGGTGTTCTCACCTGTGCCTTGCTCTACCAGCTGGATCTACAAGTAGTTCCTCACCTCGTACTCAGCCATCAGTTTCTTCTACAACTACCGCTGCATCTTCTTCATCAGCATCgacgtcgtctgctgctgcagcgACAAATCTACCAGCAACTACAGTAGTCGTCCGTCAATCGCATACTCATCGATGTACCTGTCCCACCCATTACGAGCTTGTGGCAGACAACAAAACATGTGTCGCCCCGAAATCATTTCTTCTCTTCAGCCAAAAGAATTACATCAACCGACTTCTTCCGAGTTCCCCTGATAGCCCGGATGTGATTCTGCCTATTCGAGGCTTGAAACAA GTTCGTGGTATTGAGTTTGACCCGGTTGGACAGCACTTATACTGGATAGACGGACGTTCACAAACCATTCGTCGCGCGCTAGATAATGGGACCCAAGCTTCAGTTGTTGTGGCCAATCCAACACAGTCACTACATCCATACGATTTGGCAGTGGAACCTTATTCACGAGTACTCTTTTGGAGTTGCTCAAGGTTCAATGCCATCAACGCTACCAGAATCGATAATCACCTTTCTGTTGGTATCCTGGTTGGAGGTCCGTCCACCAGCGACAAACCAAGGAACTTGGCCGTTCACCCTGTCAAAGGATGGCTGTTCTTCACCAACTTAGTCTCGCCGGCCCGAATCGAACGGTGCCGTTTAGACGGTAGTGACCGCGTCAAGATAATAGAAACAGATATTGACCAACCTTCAGCGCTGACTATCGACACAGAAGAGGAGATGATCTTTTGGGCTGACACCAGTTTGAAGGTCATCGAAGTTGCAGCTCTAGACGGAACCAATCGCAGGAAGTTGATCTCTTCTCAATTAGTTCAGCCTATTGCATTAACTGTTCACGGACGGCACCTTTATTGGTTAGAAAAGGATTCACAACTCATCGAACGAGCACTCAAGATTAACGGTGAAGACAGACAAAGAGTCCAGGGTCGGATTCCATATTTGTCGGATTTACTTTCAACGTCTACACTGGATCCAAATACTCTAGCATCCAATCCGTGTTATCCACCCAACTCAGGCTGTGGTCATCTTTGCGTCTTGATGGATTCCGGCGAACGTGGCAGATGTGCTTGTCCATTAAACATGATACTCGAAGATGGCAAAACGTGTGTAGAACCACCTGCTTGTTCTCCAGAACATTTTACCTGTCGTTCCGGAATTTACGAAACGGGACCGTCTGGAAGCGGGGCCACTCGCTGCATTCCCCTGTCGTGGCGTTGTGATGGCCAGACGGAATGTTCAGATGCTTCGGATGAAGAAGATTGCCCAGAATGTCGGCCAGATCAGTTCCGGTGCCAGACCGGCCAGTGCATCGCTAAGAAACATGAATGTGATGGCGTCCCTCAATGCATGGATCGATCAGATGAACAAAGGTGTTGTCCCCTTGGGCAATTTTACTGTTCAGAACTTTGTCTTCCCGATATTCTTCTTTGCGATGGTGTGCCTCATTGCCCGGATGAATCCGACGAATCAGTTACTTCCTGCGCAAACCGTGTGGCTAATCCATTAGCCGGCGATTCGTCCATTAGGACTACTTACATCATCGGCATTGTGGTTGGATTGGGATCGGTTGCGCTTCTTTGTGTTCTCTTTTTCTGTTGGCATAGAAGACACAGCCACGCTGACCCTGACGAAGGAGCCCACGATCCTCTCAATCCAGTTGCGCCCCGACACACTATTGTACCCGGCCACACTCAGCTGCAAACAGACTATCAACTTCAATATGTCAGTAATATTGTTGGTGAGAGGACGGCAGGTGTAGGAGCATCCTCTCACCTCGGCAGCAGCGCGGTGGACCTCTTGAGCGGCCGTGGAGTGAAAAATGGGGGAGCCATTATTGTGGATGGAGGTGGCGTCGTGGTTGGTTCAAGTTCCAGCTGCCAATTGTACGACCGCAGTCATGTTACTGGTGCATCGAGTTCGAGTTCGAGCGGTCCTGGATATCCTCAGGAGACTCTAAATCCACCGCCCAGCCCGGCAACAGATACACGATCTCACTGCACGGAACCATACTGCTGTACAGCTGTGAGTGGTCAATCTCACAAGTCGCACACATTGAGCCGTCAGACTGCTCGTGGGCACCATCTGGGACATCAACCCAGGCTAAGTGGTACTTCGAGCCAAGTTTATTCTACTTTACGATCTTATAAGCATTACAAAGTCCGCAACCAACCTCCACCACCCACACCCTGCAGTACCGACAACTTCGAAGAATCGGATTCGCAAGTGGCTTATCACAGTTCACCTTCGCCTTCGTCTATACCTAAGATGGGCCCAGGATTCAAAAATGCTGGTAGAAGGCAACAGTCTTCACATCGACACCAACGATTGGGAGCGGACTACGACAGTGATCCTTACCCTCCACCACCTACTCCAGCAAGATCACATTACGTGTCAGATGCATCATGTCCGCCATCCCCTTCGACAGAACGATCATATTTTAATCCTTTACCCCCTCCACCTTCTCCATCACCTCAGTAG